In Thalassoglobus sp. JC818, a single window of DNA contains:
- a CDS encoding arylsulfatase: MNPGKNWTTPTVVPVACFISLFAAPADLAKAKDQPNIIVILADDLGYSDLGCYGGEINTPNIDALAVNGVRMTQVYNSARCCPSRASLMTGLYPTQAGIGDFTTNKPNPTRGPGYLGRLNESCATIAEVLKPAGYGCYYVGKWHMHHETGPIKRGFDEFYGYTRDHSHDQYDADYYIRLPEGRAKEIDPPADDYYATDVFNDYAIEFIQQGQKSSQPWFLFLGHSSPHFPVQAPADRADKYDEVYQRGWDVLREERFERMKQLGLIDHDRWQLSPRSIVPVDRDDIANHYSGEENPSWDSLDEERQLDLARRMAIFAAMVEGVDKGVGRIVKHLKETNELDNTLILFLSDNGACYEWGPFGFDGTSRKGETILRTGDDLRAIGGRGTHQSYGSAWANLGNTPFRLYKHFTHEGGISTPFIAHWPAGIGQPDKWIRDPAHVMDLMPTLIEAAGATYPKKLNGNVITPLEGTSLLPAMKGESLPDRTIGFDHQAAHAIRQGDWKAVYSKRMPHELKWELYNLAEDRCEMIDLADQHPDRLKQMSSDWDSWARRVGVIWERETAVNEAKTQPPEIANRSLRIEATVDASKPDGVVIAQGGNQHGYSLHFVDGKPAFDVRINGDVRRVSLDQRVEGRIRLEATLTAELMTLRAGEQEASTQSPGLIPVQPIDSLSVGFDDRTAAGDYEAPNPFNGKVLRHRIKGNDTRTKDNRSNKQ; this comes from the coding sequence ATGAATCCGGGAAAAAATTGGACAACGCCAACTGTTGTTCCGGTGGCCTGTTTCATTTCTCTCTTCGCAGCACCAGCAGATTTAGCGAAGGCGAAAGACCAGCCGAACATCATTGTCATTCTGGCTGATGACCTCGGCTATTCTGATCTTGGATGCTACGGAGGCGAGATCAATACTCCGAATATCGACGCCCTCGCTGTGAACGGAGTTCGGATGACGCAGGTGTATAACTCCGCGAGGTGTTGTCCGAGCCGAGCGTCACTCATGACCGGGCTCTATCCGACACAAGCCGGGATCGGCGATTTCACAACTAACAAGCCGAACCCGACGCGTGGTCCGGGATACCTGGGAAGGCTAAATGAAAGCTGCGCGACGATTGCGGAGGTGCTTAAGCCCGCAGGGTACGGTTGCTACTACGTTGGCAAGTGGCACATGCATCATGAGACCGGACCGATCAAGCGAGGCTTTGATGAGTTTTACGGGTACACACGCGATCACTCGCACGATCAATACGATGCAGACTATTACATCCGGTTGCCAGAGGGTCGAGCAAAAGAAATCGACCCGCCCGCAGATGATTATTACGCGACCGATGTCTTCAACGACTACGCCATTGAATTCATTCAACAAGGCCAGAAGTCATCACAGCCATGGTTCCTGTTTCTCGGGCACTCATCGCCACACTTTCCGGTACAGGCACCTGCCGATCGAGCTGACAAGTACGATGAAGTCTATCAGCGAGGCTGGGACGTGCTGCGGGAAGAACGCTTCGAGCGGATGAAGCAACTCGGTTTAATCGACCACGATCGCTGGCAATTGTCGCCTCGTAGTATTGTCCCTGTGGACCGCGATGACATTGCAAATCACTACTCCGGGGAAGAAAACCCATCTTGGGATTCTTTAGACGAGGAACGCCAACTCGACCTCGCTCGCCGAATGGCGATCTTCGCCGCAATGGTGGAAGGAGTCGATAAGGGTGTCGGACGAATCGTCAAACATCTCAAGGAAACGAATGAACTCGACAATACGCTGATTCTGTTTCTCAGCGACAACGGTGCATGTTACGAATGGGGTCCGTTCGGTTTTGATGGAACGTCTCGCAAAGGCGAAACAATCCTGAGGACAGGCGACGACCTGCGAGCGATCGGCGGGCGTGGAACGCATCAATCATACGGCAGTGCCTGGGCAAATTTAGGTAACACTCCATTCCGACTTTACAAACACTTCACGCATGAAGGCGGCATCAGCACTCCATTTATCGCCCACTGGCCGGCAGGCATCGGTCAACCTGACAAATGGATTCGTGATCCAGCACATGTCATGGATTTGATGCCGACACTGATTGAGGCTGCCGGAGCCACTTATCCAAAGAAACTCAATGGAAATGTCATCACTCCGCTTGAAGGGACAAGCCTACTGCCAGCCATGAAAGGCGAATCACTTCCGGACCGAACAATTGGTTTTGATCACCAGGCCGCACACGCGATTCGGCAAGGTGATTGGAAAGCTGTTTATTCAAAACGGATGCCGCATGAACTGAAATGGGAGCTTTACAACCTCGCGGAAGATCGGTGCGAAATGATCGACTTGGCGGATCAACATCCCGATCGACTCAAGCAAATGTCGTCCGACTGGGACAGTTGGGCTCGACGTGTCGGTGTGATTTGGGAGCGAGAGACCGCAGTGAACGAAGCCAAAACGCAACCGCCCGAGATCGCGAATCGCTCCTTGAGAATCGAAGCCACTGTCGATGCGTCGAAACCTGACGGAGTGGTCATCGCTCAGGGAGGAAACCAACACGGCTACTCGCTCCACTTCGTCGACGGAAAGCCTGCGTTCGACGTCCGAATCAACGGTGACGTGAGACGTGTTTCGTTAGACCAGAGAGTAGAAGGCCGAATTCGATTGGAAGCAACATTAACCGCAGAACTCATGACTCTTCGCGCCGGAGAACAGGAAGCTTCGACGCAGTCACCAGGTCTGATTCCGGTGCAACCGATCGATAGCCTGAGCGTTGGTTTTGATGACCGAACCGCAGCAGGAGACTACGAAGCTCCAAATCCGTTCAACGGGAAAGTCTTGCGTCATCGCATCAAAGGAAATGACACTCGCACCAAAGATAACCGAAGCAACAAACAATAG
- a CDS encoding sulfatase produces the protein MRLLIQRFFTASLLASAMSAASMNVEANQPDIVIYLSDDHSQFDSSLYGNDNIPTPQFEKLAADGMTFTHAFVASPSCAPSRATMLTGLMPARNGAEANHTYPKPGTHCLIQDLQAAGYEVASFGKVAHGNPQQVEQYGFDFVGNGKPIDQVRSQLDQFLNRRNGNQSSNKPLCLFVGTTNPHVSWTSPTTFEPEEVEFPPHHLDTPSTREHRAAYYQEIKELDAFLGELRTIAANNLGDDVLFIHTSDHGSQWPFGKWNLYDYGIRIPFIASWKGKIAAGSKSDALISWVDLLPTLLDIAGAKAPEDLDGRSFAGVLLGQTNEHRDVIFTTHTGDGIKNIFPIRSIRTRDWKLIHNLHPEFAFTNHSDLDRKAMAGAYWAEWADLAQTDPRAKEIVDRYYQRPEWEFFNVSNDQWEQTNLIDEPEHAEQIRELKRQLSEWMQQQDDQQLIHNEPRRISDPKRWHPDYYESRLEETDAAPKRRKRQPN, from the coding sequence ATGCGATTGCTAATTCAAAGATTCTTCACCGCAAGCTTGCTCGCTTCAGCGATGTCTGCAGCTTCCATGAACGTCGAAGCGAATCAACCAGACATTGTGATCTACCTGTCGGACGACCATTCTCAGTTTGATTCCAGCCTGTATGGCAACGACAACATCCCGACTCCTCAGTTTGAAAAACTCGCTGCCGACGGGATGACCTTCACGCATGCGTTTGTCGCCTCTCCATCGTGTGCGCCGAGTCGCGCTACAATGTTGACCGGATTAATGCCAGCCAGAAATGGCGCAGAAGCTAACCATACCTATCCGAAACCGGGAACTCACTGCCTCATTCAGGATTTACAAGCTGCCGGTTATGAAGTTGCCTCTTTCGGCAAAGTCGCACACGGCAACCCGCAACAAGTTGAGCAGTACGGTTTTGACTTCGTCGGTAACGGAAAGCCGATCGATCAGGTCAGATCGCAGCTTGATCAGTTCCTGAACAGAAGAAATGGAAATCAAAGTTCGAACAAGCCGCTTTGTCTTTTTGTCGGGACGACGAATCCTCATGTTTCTTGGACGAGTCCAACGACATTCGAACCGGAAGAGGTCGAGTTTCCGCCGCACCACCTTGATACGCCGTCAACTCGCGAGCATCGTGCCGCGTACTATCAGGAAATCAAAGAACTTGACGCGTTTCTCGGTGAACTTAGAACGATTGCAGCCAACAATCTCGGAGATGATGTGCTTTTCATCCACACGAGCGACCACGGGTCTCAATGGCCATTCGGAAAATGGAATTTGTACGACTACGGCATACGAATTCCATTCATTGCATCATGGAAAGGCAAGATTGCTGCCGGTTCGAAGTCTGACGCGTTGATCAGCTGGGTCGATCTACTTCCAACGCTACTGGACATCGCAGGTGCCAAGGCTCCCGAGGATTTGGACGGTCGATCGTTCGCAGGTGTGCTGCTCGGCCAGACCAATGAGCATCGCGATGTCATCTTCACGACTCATACTGGCGACGGGATAAAGAACATTTTTCCAATTCGAAGCATTCGTACACGCGATTGGAAATTGATTCACAACCTCCATCCTGAGTTTGCATTCACAAATCATTCAGACCTCGACCGAAAAGCAATGGCGGGAGCATACTGGGCGGAATGGGCGGATCTAGCCCAGACAGATCCCCGAGCGAAAGAGATTGTCGACCGCTATTACCAACGTCCCGAGTGGGAGTTCTTTAACGTCTCAAACGATCAGTGGGAGCAAACCAATCTGATTGACGAACCCGAACACGCCGAGCAAATTCGAGAACTCAAGCGGCAACTCTCTGAGTGGATGCAGCAGCAAGACGATCAGCAACTCATCCACAATGAACCGCGTCGAATCAGCGACCCTAAAAGATGGCACCCGGACTATTATGAAAGCCGACTCGAAGAAACAGACGCAGCACCAAAGCGTCGAAAGCGGCAACCGAATTAA
- a CDS encoding nucleoside hydrolase-like domain-containing protein, which translates to MCSNTNFRFIPENSKCGVLFYLAFCASLMGSLPVLGRGVESPRDEPQEQNEAPEIEETVEDDQKSKKPKVWIYTDMSDPMLEGTNHRGTINDPDDVSAMAGYLLMANEFETLGIVVASTHRSEHQKTPDQAAWANLYFGDAYRADVQRLNERFGGYPDDVAFVESCIKETGERFSTSKDYRSLDDYPTVLSLLKEAKMLEDGDRINVLCWGSLTEPAILVSHCLSTGQHGVLERLRFIAHWTNSSLHQGSQEHPERVANCQEDATACAYLKQQAKSEKIIYHECGAIGQHGIVSGGPRGDEYFDQFRTSRLGTIFVDGKYVRGGVDHSDSATYWTLLEKWGVSLKDIASDGTNNAETELSNEQAFKKSSRKIHDELLRRSRD; encoded by the coding sequence ATGTGCTCCAACACGAACTTCCGCTTCATTCCTGAGAACTCAAAGTGCGGCGTTCTCTTCTATCTGGCCTTCTGTGCCTCGCTCATGGGGTCATTGCCAGTTTTGGGAAGAGGAGTTGAATCCCCTCGAGACGAACCTCAAGAACAGAACGAAGCGCCTGAGATTGAAGAAACTGTCGAGGATGACCAGAAGTCAAAGAAGCCGAAAGTCTGGATCTACACTGACATGAGCGATCCAATGCTCGAGGGAACCAACCATCGCGGCACCATCAATGATCCGGATGATGTTTCGGCGATGGCCGGTTACCTTCTGATGGCCAACGAATTTGAGACGCTTGGCATTGTCGTTGCCAGTACTCACCGCTCCGAACACCAAAAAACGCCCGACCAGGCTGCGTGGGCAAATCTCTATTTCGGAGACGCATATCGTGCGGACGTTCAGCGACTGAATGAGCGGTTTGGTGGATACCCGGATGATGTGGCATTCGTGGAATCCTGCATCAAAGAGACAGGCGAGAGATTTTCAACCTCGAAAGACTATCGTTCACTCGACGACTACCCGACCGTGCTGTCCCTTCTGAAAGAGGCGAAAATGCTCGAGGACGGTGACCGAATCAATGTGCTTTGCTGGGGATCGCTGACGGAACCTGCGATCCTGGTTTCGCACTGCCTCTCAACAGGTCAGCACGGTGTGTTGGAACGTCTGCGGTTTATCGCCCACTGGACCAATTCTTCATTACATCAGGGCTCCCAGGAGCATCCTGAACGAGTCGCGAACTGTCAGGAAGATGCAACAGCTTGCGCTTACTTAAAGCAGCAAGCCAAGTCAGAGAAAATCATCTACCACGAATGCGGCGCGATTGGTCAACATGGCATCGTCAGCGGTGGGCCTAGAGGCGACGAGTACTTCGACCAGTTTCGGACCAGTCGGCTGGGCACCATTTTCGTTGACGGCAAATACGTCCGAGGCGGAGTCGATCACTCCGATTCTGCCACCTACTGGACCTTGCTTGAGAAATGGGGCGTTAGCCTGAAAGACATCGCTTCCGACGGCACCAACAATGCCGAGACCGAACTTAGCAATGAACAAGCCTTCAAAAAATCGTCACGGAAAATCCACGATGAACTGCTGAGAAGATCCCGGGATTAA
- a CDS encoding sugar O-acetyltransferase → MTEKEKMLAGQPYNPGDPELLARWHEAKRLLRQYEQTPTTEREQLTAILDELLGSHGDGLWITAPFFADYGENIHLGDNCEINANCVFLDCNTITIGNNALIAPAVQIYAAYHPLSPTERYGDPNGTDFAFCKTESAPVVIGDDVWIGGGSIIMPGIRIGSGVTIGAGSVVTRDVPDGVLAFGNPCRVIRKI, encoded by the coding sequence ATGACTGAAAAAGAAAAGATGCTGGCCGGCCAACCTTACAATCCAGGTGATCCCGAACTATTGGCGCGCTGGCATGAAGCCAAGCGATTGTTGCGACAATACGAGCAAACTCCTACGACTGAACGTGAGCAACTGACAGCCATTCTTGATGAGTTGCTGGGCTCTCATGGCGACGGCCTGTGGATTACTGCCCCGTTCTTTGCGGACTATGGAGAGAACATCCACCTCGGGGATAACTGCGAAATTAACGCGAATTGCGTCTTCCTTGACTGCAACACAATCACGATTGGGAACAATGCCCTCATCGCCCCTGCCGTTCAGATTTATGCGGCCTATCATCCCCTGAGTCCGACAGAACGTTACGGCGATCCTAATGGCACCGACTTCGCATTCTGCAAGACTGAATCAGCACCTGTCGTGATCGGCGACGATGTTTGGATCGGCGGAGGAAGTATCATCATGCCCGGCATACGCATCGGGAGCGGTGTGACGATTGGTGCTGGGAGCGTGGTGACACGAGACGTCCCCGACGGTGTCCTTGCTTTTGGAAACCCGTGCCGGGTGATTCGAAAAATCTAA
- a CDS encoding class I SAM-dependent methyltransferase translates to MSRPDWNARFSESEFAYGTEPNSFLAENANLLTTPVLSIGEGEGRNAVFMATQGLKVHAVDGSSVGLGKAERLAASHGVTFSTEVADLKDFEPQPTTYGGVVSIYAHLPSVVRGKLYPLLVQTLKPGGILILESYSEDQLNRSTGGPRELDRLLTCDKIESELVGLETVLLQEIDREVVEGKFHTGMASVIQFIGRKPV, encoded by the coding sequence TTGTCACGACCTGATTGGAATGCAAGATTTTCCGAATCCGAGTTTGCATACGGAACCGAACCGAATTCGTTCCTCGCAGAGAATGCGAATCTGCTGACGACCCCTGTCCTTTCGATTGGTGAGGGGGAAGGTCGCAATGCTGTCTTTATGGCAACTCAGGGATTGAAAGTTCACGCGGTCGATGGATCGAGCGTTGGACTCGGGAAAGCTGAGAGGCTAGCTGCGAGTCACGGCGTCACATTTTCAACGGAAGTCGCCGACCTTAAGGACTTCGAACCTCAGCCAACTACCTACGGTGGCGTTGTGTCGATATATGCCCATCTGCCGAGCGTGGTCCGTGGGAAGCTTTATCCTCTTTTAGTGCAAACATTGAAGCCGGGCGGCATTCTGATTCTGGAGTCTTATTCGGAGGACCAACTCAACCGCAGCACCGGAGGGCCAAGAGAATTGGACCGATTACTGACGTGTGACAAGATCGAGAGTGAACTGGTTGGCCTCGAAACAGTCTTGCTGCAGGAAATTGATCGTGAAGTCGTTGAAGGCAAGTTTCACACTGGCATGGCTTCCGTCATCCAGTTTATCGGCAGAAAGCCGGTCTGA
- a CDS encoding Rrf2 family transcriptional regulator — MKRDSKLSGVLHILLHMAELNEPVTSDDLSKMMETNPVVVRRLMAGLRKREYVRSEKGHGGGWTLACDLNEVTLLDIYQAVGSPSLLAIGNRTESPGCLVEQSVNAALGKTFDEAEQLLLKRLGEVTLASLSFDCHERLQAQGISLKAKRNRHGVE, encoded by the coding sequence ATGAAACGAGATAGCAAGCTATCAGGCGTATTACACATCTTGCTGCATATGGCAGAACTGAATGAGCCAGTGACTTCGGACGATTTGTCGAAGATGATGGAAACAAATCCAGTCGTCGTCCGTCGGCTTATGGCGGGGCTCCGCAAGCGAGAATATGTGCGGTCTGAGAAGGGGCACGGCGGTGGATGGACCTTGGCATGCGATCTCAATGAAGTCACGCTGCTGGACATTTACCAGGCCGTCGGCAGCCCTTCTTTGTTAGCAATTGGGAATCGAACCGAATCGCCGGGATGTCTTGTGGAACAATCCGTGAACGCGGCGCTCGGGAAGACTTTCGACGAAGCTGAACAACTTCTACTCAAGCGACTTGGTGAAGTCACGCTTGCTTCGCTGAGTTTCGATTGCCACGAACGACTTCAAGCCCAAGGCATCTCACTCAAAGCGAAACGGAACAGACATGGAGTCGAATGA
- a CDS encoding class I SAM-dependent methyltransferase, whose translation MESNEDVLKAAFHNPEAVANYSDSPRLAVPGFADMQRMATLLLAERVQQNGRILVVGAGGGLELKVFAEAEPTWEFDGVDPSPEMLRLAEQTLGPLTSRVTLHEGKVDAAPDGPFDAATCILTMHFADLAERKQMLTSIRQRLKPEAPFIVVHLSFPQSGETRAQWLARYASYVVNSGVPPERASQAREAIDSFLTILDPEHDERLLSEAGFSDVSLFYAGFAFKGWVSYA comes from the coding sequence ATGGAGTCGAATGAAGACGTTCTGAAGGCAGCTTTTCACAACCCGGAAGCAGTTGCCAATTACTCGGATTCACCACGACTTGCCGTACCGGGCTTCGCGGACATGCAGCGGATGGCGACGCTATTGTTAGCGGAACGTGTTCAGCAAAATGGACGCATTCTCGTTGTCGGTGCGGGCGGCGGACTCGAGCTGAAAGTGTTCGCAGAAGCCGAGCCGACTTGGGAGTTCGATGGCGTTGATCCGTCACCAGAGATGTTACGCCTCGCTGAGCAAACGCTTGGGCCACTCACTTCGCGGGTGACTCTTCACGAAGGCAAAGTCGATGCTGCCCCAGACGGCCCCTTCGATGCAGCGACGTGTATCCTGACGATGCACTTTGCTGACTTGGCGGAGCGAAAGCAAATGCTGACGTCCATTCGTCAGCGACTCAAGCCGGAAGCCCCGTTCATCGTTGTTCATCTCAGTTTTCCCCAATCCGGCGAAACTCGAGCCCAATGGCTCGCGCGGTACGCCTCCTATGTCGTGAACTCTGGAGTCCCGCCGGAGAGGGCATCGCAAGCTCGTGAGGCAATCGATTCTTTTCTGACCATCCTCGATCCTGAACATGACGAAAGATTGTTGAGTGAGGCAGGGTTTTCTGACGTCAGTCTGTTCTATGCCGGGTTCGCGTTTAAAGGCTGGGTCTCATATGCCTGA
- a CDS encoding protein adenylyltransferase SelO, which yields MNSSTISLNFEHSYAEHLPDFFAEVKPTPVQKPSLLQFNTSLASELGIDDRGLTPELVPRIFSGNELPRDARPIAQIYAGHQFGNFVPQLGDGRALLLGEVIDRQGKRRDIALKGSGRTPMSRGGDGKAAVGPVLREYLLGEAMHALGIPTTRALAAVATGEPVMRERPLPGAVLTRVAASHVRVGTFQYFAARRQTEHVRKLADYVIQRHYPEVNEADDRYLALLQSVVQRQADLIARWMLVGFIHGVMNTDNMAISGETIDYGPCAFMETYDPAAVFSSIDHAGRYAYGNQPAIALWNLARFAETLLPLLGDENSERAVADATAILETFLPRFEQHWYNGAWTKLGLADSKSVDSLNESECALVDDWLELLKTNKVDYTLAWRALADFAEGDESPLRSLFKDQTGLENWLARWTEFQGEIDPSRLASTIRAVNPLYIPRNHLVEEALAAASNNGDLSSFEALLSVVQHPFDENPQLARYAEPAPMTFTANYQTFCGT from the coding sequence ATGAACTCGTCTACAATCTCTCTCAACTTTGAGCACAGCTACGCCGAGCATTTGCCCGATTTTTTTGCTGAAGTCAAGCCGACTCCGGTTCAGAAGCCAAGCTTGTTGCAGTTCAACACTTCGCTTGCCAGTGAACTTGGAATTGATGATCGAGGGCTTACTCCCGAACTGGTTCCACGAATCTTTTCTGGAAACGAGTTGCCTCGAGATGCCCGTCCAATCGCACAGATCTATGCGGGCCACCAATTCGGCAATTTCGTTCCCCAGTTGGGAGACGGTCGGGCACTGCTGCTCGGAGAGGTCATCGATCGACAGGGGAAGCGACGAGATATTGCTCTCAAGGGATCAGGGCGAACGCCCATGTCGCGCGGCGGAGATGGAAAAGCTGCGGTGGGCCCCGTGCTTCGGGAGTACCTACTCGGGGAAGCGATGCATGCTTTGGGGATTCCGACAACTCGCGCTCTGGCGGCCGTCGCGACTGGGGAACCTGTCATGCGTGAAAGGCCGCTGCCGGGTGCCGTTCTGACACGCGTCGCTGCCAGCCATGTGCGAGTTGGCACATTTCAGTATTTCGCAGCTCGTCGCCAAACCGAACATGTTCGAAAGCTCGCGGATTATGTGATCCAGCGCCACTACCCCGAAGTCAACGAAGCCGACGATCGTTATCTGGCGTTGTTGCAAAGCGTCGTCCAACGTCAGGCGGACTTAATCGCGAGATGGATGCTGGTCGGATTCATTCACGGCGTCATGAATACCGACAACATGGCGATCTCAGGTGAGACGATTGATTACGGACCATGTGCATTCATGGAAACGTACGATCCGGCTGCGGTTTTCAGTTCCATCGATCACGCTGGACGTTACGCCTACGGAAACCAACCGGCGATCGCACTTTGGAATCTCGCCCGATTCGCGGAGACGCTCCTGCCGCTGCTCGGCGATGAAAACAGCGAGCGAGCCGTTGCTGACGCGACCGCGATTCTCGAAACCTTTCTGCCGAGATTTGAACAGCACTGGTACAACGGCGCATGGACAAAGCTGGGATTGGCCGATTCCAAAAGCGTTGACAGCCTGAATGAATCCGAATGTGCCTTGGTTGATGACTGGCTCGAGCTGCTGAAAACGAACAAGGTGGACTACACCTTGGCGTGGCGAGCATTGGCCGATTTCGCGGAAGGAGACGAGAGTCCGCTTCGATCTCTGTTCAAAGATCAAACTGGACTCGAGAATTGGCTCGCACGCTGGACGGAATTTCAGGGGGAGATTGACCCTTCTCGTTTGGCTTCGACCATTCGCGCAGTGAATCCGCTTTACATTCCTCGCAATCACCTTGTCGAAGAAGCACTCGCGGCAGCCTCGAACAACGGTGACCTCTCAAGCTTTGAAGCTCTTTTGAGTGTCGTGCAACATCCATTCGACGAAAACCCGCAACTCGCCCGCTATGCAGAACCTGCACCTATGACGTTCACAGCGAACTACCAGACATTTTGCGGAACATGA
- a CDS encoding sugar phosphate isomerase/epimerase family protein — translation MNRRSMLSATAASIAMACSPATRWVTAAQGSKRQFTKDLTWGAIGVQTDQRQAIEYAAKYGFESVYADPGFLSSLDDSTRAELKSTMTEYGISWGAAGLPVEFRKDEETFREGLKTLPAKANGLQLAGVTRVSTWLRPYHDELTYVANFRQHARRLRECVRVLGDHDLRFGMEYVGPKTLWASGHHSFIHTMAETKDLIAEIGHDNVGLVLDSWHWYTAHETADDLRTLTNQDIVACDLNDAPAGIAIDEQIDSRRELPSATGVIDLKSFLGVLVEIGYDGPIRAEPFNAKLNAMENDDACKATSDAMNKAFSLV, via the coding sequence ATGAATCGTAGAAGTATGCTGAGTGCGACAGCGGCGTCGATCGCGATGGCTTGTAGCCCCGCTACTCGTTGGGTGACGGCTGCGCAAGGCTCAAAGCGTCAGTTCACCAAGGATCTCACTTGGGGTGCGATCGGAGTTCAGACCGATCAGCGACAGGCGATCGAATACGCCGCGAAGTATGGTTTCGAGTCGGTATATGCCGATCCCGGTTTTCTCTCCTCGTTAGACGACTCTACGCGTGCTGAGTTGAAGTCAACGATGACGGAATACGGAATTTCATGGGGCGCTGCAGGACTTCCGGTCGAATTTCGTAAGGACGAAGAGACTTTTCGGGAGGGCTTGAAAACTCTACCGGCGAAGGCAAATGGATTGCAGCTTGCTGGCGTTACTCGAGTCAGCACTTGGCTGCGCCCCTATCACGATGAACTGACCTATGTTGCGAATTTCAGGCAACACGCACGTCGGCTGAGAGAATGCGTCAGGGTGCTCGGCGACCATGATTTGCGGTTCGGGATGGAATATGTCGGCCCTAAGACTCTTTGGGCATCGGGACATCACAGCTTCATTCATACCATGGCTGAGACGAAAGATCTAATCGCCGAAATTGGACATGACAACGTCGGCCTAGTCCTCGACAGTTGGCACTGGTATACGGCTCATGAAACCGCCGATGATTTACGAACGCTGACGAATCAGGACATCGTCGCTTGCGATTTGAACGATGCTCCGGCCGGGATTGCAATTGATGAACAGATCGACAGCCGAAGAGAACTTCCATCAGCCACGGGCGTGATCGACTTGAAATCGTTTCTCGGCGTCCTGGTTGAGATCGGCTACGACGGTCCTATTCGCGCCGAACCATTCAACGCCAAGCTTAATGCCATGGAGAACGACGATGCCTGCAAAGCAACTTCAGACGCCATGAACAAGGCATTTTCGCTCGTCTGA
- a CDS encoding SMP-30/gluconolactonase/LRE family protein, producing the protein MRTLLSAFVLTASLVALSAVASAQNTLNFPQIGHVDRFDPALDQLIAEDAVIEVLCGGFEWAEGPVWVPEESNKFGGYVLFSDIPHNAVMKWQEGTGVSVFMNPAGYTGVADYGREPGSNGLALNPEGSLVLCEHGDRRISLLTEEGGKITLADRWDGKRFNSPNDLAIRRNGDVFFTDPIYGLPNREDDPMREIDFCGIYRCEPDGTVTLQYKEMSRPNGIAFSPDEKTLYVANSDGNDPVWRAFPVQEDGNLGTPRAFFDSSNNDHIPRGGGDGLKVDVHGNVFATGPGGVLVISPSGKLLGRIVTGERIANVGWGNDGSVLYLTSDMYLCRIKTLTKGDRFER; encoded by the coding sequence ATGCGAACTCTTCTTTCAGCTTTCGTCCTGACAGCCTCACTCGTTGCATTGAGTGCCGTGGCGTCAGCTCAGAACACACTCAACTTCCCACAGATTGGACATGTTGACCGATTTGATCCGGCGCTCGACCAACTGATTGCCGAAGACGCGGTGATTGAAGTTTTGTGTGGCGGATTTGAGTGGGCAGAAGGCCCGGTTTGGGTTCCGGAGGAATCGAACAAGTTCGGCGGGTATGTTTTGTTTTCAGACATTCCTCACAACGCTGTGATGAAGTGGCAGGAGGGAACCGGCGTCTCTGTATTCATGAATCCGGCTGGCTACACCGGTGTCGCAGACTACGGCAGAGAGCCGGGTAGCAACGGTCTCGCACTGAATCCTGAGGGCAGTCTCGTTCTGTGCGAACACGGCGATCGACGCATCTCACTGCTGACTGAGGAGGGAGGTAAAATCACTCTGGCCGATCGCTGGGATGGCAAACGTTTCAACAGCCCGAACGATCTGGCGATTCGCAGAAATGGTGACGTCTTTTTTACTGATCCGATCTACGGGCTTCCCAACAGAGAAGATGATCCAATGCGCGAGATTGACTTCTGCGGCATCTATCGCTGCGAGCCAGATGGGACTGTCACCCTCCAATACAAGGAGATGTCTCGACCGAATGGGATCGCATTCTCCCCAGATGAGAAAACGCTGTACGTTGCCAACAGTGACGGAAACGACCCAGTCTGGCGTGCTTTTCCTGTTCAGGAAGATGGCAACCTCGGCACACCTCGCGCGTTCTTTGATTCTTCCAACAACGACCACATTCCTCGAGGCGGTGGTGATGGACTGAAGGTCGATGTTCATGGAAACGTCTTTGCAACCGGCCCGGGAGGTGTGCTTGTCATCTCTCCGAGTGGCAAGCTGCTCGGCCGAATTGTGACGGGAGAGAGAATTGCAAACGTCGGTTGGGGAAATGATGGCAGCGTTCTCTATCTCACATCTGACATGTATCTGTGCAGAATCAAAACGCTGACCAAAGGCGACCGATTCGAAAGATAA